A section of the Candidatus Paceibacterota bacterium genome encodes:
- a CDS encoding MurR/RpiR family transcriptional regulator, with protein MDDGTRQISKNYQDLLGDIANSFSSFHASEAAIAHAVLDHPDEVAGMNISQLATFSETSAASVVRFSKAMGFKGFPDFRMALVGDLSRREHLGIHGSELDGGITIQDSPEEVIRKISQADARAIQSTAERLDVDSFVATVDAWEKADVIGLIGVASSGYVVMDLQLKLNRLGKKAIAWRDAHSALTSISLLKPNDVLVAVSHSGTTVDIVDVITEFKARGVKIVLITNGLRSPSTALADVVLYTSARETTFRSGATASRIAQLTVVDCLCVALAQRNWRDTKAALDLSREAVGARSGKK; from the coding sequence ATGGATGATGGTACGAGGCAGATATCCAAAAATTACCAAGATCTTTTAGGAGATATTGCCAATTCATTCTCTTCATTTCACGCAAGCGAGGCGGCGATTGCGCATGCGGTCCTCGATCATCCTGACGAGGTGGCTGGGATGAATATCTCTCAACTGGCGACATTTAGCGAAACTTCAGCTGCCTCTGTTGTTCGCTTTAGCAAGGCCATGGGTTTTAAGGGGTTTCCAGATTTTCGCATGGCTCTTGTCGGCGATTTGAGTCGGAGAGAGCACCTCGGAATTCATGGAAGTGAACTTGATGGTGGTATCACCATTCAGGATTCACCAGAGGAAGTCATTCGCAAGATTTCGCAAGCGGATGCAAGAGCCATTCAATCTACAGCTGAGCGCCTCGATGTAGATAGTTTTGTGGCCACCGTTGATGCTTGGGAGAAAGCGGATGTAATTGGGTTGATCGGCGTGGCATCCAGTGGTTATGTGGTGATGGATTTGCAGTTGAAGTTGAATCGACTGGGTAAGAAGGCGATTGCATGGAGGGATGCCCATTCTGCCCTTACTTCGATCTCATTGCTCAAACCCAATGATGTTCTGGTGGCCGTTAGCCATAGTGGAACAACCGTTGATATTGTCGATGTTATTACTGAATTCAAAGCACGTGGTGTGAAGATTGTTCTGATTACCAATGGTCTGCGCAGTCCTTCTACCGCTCTTGCAGATGTTGTCCTCTATACATCGGCCCGAGAAACCACTTTTCGAAGTGGAGCGACAGCCAGTCGCATCGCACAATTAACTGTTGTGGATTGTCTCTGCGTCGCACTGGCCCAGCGAAACTGGAGAGATACGAAGGCGGCTTTGGATCTCTCGAGAGAGGCGGTTGGAGCCCGCTCGGGTAAGAAGTAA
- the radA gene encoding DNA repair protein RadA, whose protein sequence is MAKPEKDPYRCSECGWTTNKWVGRCGECQVWGSVEEIAAPKRLSLVPGAVTKDASPIGEVDLSSAAARSTGVSELDRVLGGGLVPGAAILLAGEPGVGKSTLLLSVCAKSASRGMRALYISGEESASQVRLRAERIGAVDPLLWIASENDLGAVISHIDSVKPDLLIIDSIQTMSSGAAEGAAGGVTQVREVAAALIRLTKERDITLLLVGHVTKDGSIAGPRLLEHIVDVVLQFEGERHSRLRLIRATKNRFGTSDEVGCFDLHDGGIESVADPTGLFTSRHTEPVPGTCVTVTLEGRRPLLAEIQALVGAGRENDYGNARRVTSGLDSARTSMTLAVLELRANIRIAGRDVYAATVGGMKITEPAADLALALAVASAAKGLALPGDLVAIGEVGLAGEIRKVSGVDRRLAEAFRLGFKRALVPTGSDTKIDGMEIVEVSRLDQALQRVKITGE, encoded by the coding sequence ATGGCAAAACCCGAGAAGGACCCATACCGCTGTTCCGAATGCGGATGGACAACCAACAAATGGGTTGGTCGATGCGGAGAGTGCCAGGTGTGGGGCAGTGTCGAAGAGATTGCCGCACCAAAACGCCTCTCGCTCGTGCCCGGTGCGGTGACAAAAGATGCCTCCCCTATCGGTGAAGTTGACCTCTCCAGCGCTGCTGCTCGTTCAACTGGTGTATCGGAGTTAGACCGCGTCCTTGGTGGGGGGTTGGTTCCAGGTGCAGCGATCCTTCTCGCGGGCGAACCAGGTGTTGGAAAGTCGACGCTTCTCCTCAGTGTTTGCGCAAAGAGCGCGTCGCGCGGAATGCGCGCGCTCTACATAAGTGGTGAGGAATCAGCTTCACAGGTGCGGCTTCGCGCCGAGCGAATCGGTGCGGTCGATCCCCTTCTCTGGATTGCTTCTGAAAATGATCTCGGTGCGGTTATCTCGCACATTGATTCGGTAAAGCCGGACCTACTTATTATCGACAGCATCCAGACAATGAGCAGTGGAGCCGCCGAAGGCGCCGCCGGCGGAGTAACTCAAGTGCGCGAAGTCGCAGCCGCACTCATCCGGCTTACAAAAGAGCGCGACATCACGCTCTTACTTGTCGGTCATGTTACGAAGGACGGTTCAATCGCCGGTCCCCGCTTGCTCGAACACATTGTCGATGTCGTACTCCAATTCGAAGGCGAACGCCATTCACGACTGCGACTTATCCGTGCAACGAAGAATCGCTTCGGGACAAGCGATGAAGTTGGCTGCTTTGACTTACATGACGGTGGCATTGAAAGCGTTGCGGATCCAACTGGACTATTCACTTCACGACACACCGAACCGGTACCAGGCACGTGTGTGACGGTGACATTAGAAGGCCGTCGCCCACTACTTGCAGAAATACAAGCACTCGTCGGGGCCGGTCGCGAGAACGATTACGGAAATGCCCGCCGAGTCACGAGTGGACTTGATTCTGCACGTACATCAATGACATTGGCCGTCCTTGAGCTCCGCGCCAATATTAGGATTGCTGGCCGCGATGTTTACGCCGCAACCGTCGGCGGAATGAAGATAACCGAGCCAGCGGCCGACTTGGCCCTCGCCCTAGCAGTCGCATCCGCAGCAAAAGGATTAGCACTTCCTGGAGATCTGGTTGCAATCGGTGAAGTCGGACTTGCGGGCGAAATACGAAAAGTGAGCGGTGTCGATCGGAGATTGGCGGAGGCATTTCGTCTGGGATTCAAGCGCGCTCTCGTGCCAACGGGAAGCGACACAAAGATAGATGGTATGGAAATTGTTGAAGTTTCCAGACTTGACCAGGCACTTCAGAGGGTGAAGATCACTGGGGAATGA
- the proC gene encoding pyrroline-5-carboxylate reductase — protein MTSIDKPGHIGVIGAGIMGEALISAMISAGVRPEAITISEKREERAAELTDTYGVGVADLESNVAMSEVMLLVVKPQDMASLLSEMKGLIRPTTLLVSFVAGKRIEFISHLLDSANPVIRVMPNTPALVGEGMAAISIGPNVTPEQSQFVRDFLSATGRVVEVDESLQDAVTAVSGSGPAYFFYFVESMIKAGVDLGLSEAIATELTIQTIVGSAKLLSASEKSPATLRQNVTSPNGTTAAAIASFSQSDLPAIVKKAMVAARDRSQELA, from the coding sequence ATGACGAGCATCGACAAACCTGGACACATTGGTGTGATTGGCGCGGGCATTATGGGTGAAGCGCTTATCAGCGCCATGATCTCAGCGGGTGTCAGACCCGAGGCCATCACCATTTCGGAGAAGCGCGAAGAACGTGCGGCCGAATTGACTGATACTTATGGGGTAGGAGTCGCTGACTTGGAGAGCAATGTCGCAATGAGCGAAGTAATGCTCCTTGTCGTTAAACCGCAGGATATGGCATCTCTCTTATCTGAGATGAAGGGTCTAATTCGCCCAACGACGTTGCTCGTTTCATTTGTCGCCGGAAAGCGCATTGAGTTCATTTCACATCTTCTAGATTCGGCAAATCCGGTAATTCGCGTGATGCCAAACACGCCTGCACTGGTTGGCGAGGGAATGGCAGCAATTTCAATTGGCCCAAATGTAACGCCCGAACAATCTCAATTTGTCCGCGACTTTCTTTCCGCCACGGGCCGAGTTGTCGAAGTTGATGAGAGTTTGCAGGATGCGGTCACGGCGGTTAGTGGTTCAGGTCCGGCCTATTTCTTTTATTTTGTGGAGTCAATGATCAAAGCTGGGGTAGACCTTGGACTCTCCGAAGCGATTGCAACCGAGTTGACGATCCAGACAATAGTTGGGTCGGCAAAATTGCTGTCTGCTTCTGAGAAAAGCCCCGCAACCCTTCGTCAGAATGTGACAAGTCCAAATGGAACGACGGCTGCTGCGATTGCTTCCTTCTCGCAATCTGATCTGCCGGCAATAGTGAAAAAGGCGATGGTCGCAGCACGTGATCGTTCGCAAGAATTGGCCTAA